Proteins encoded together in one Desulfosporosinus meridiei DSM 13257 window:
- the cydB gene encoding cytochrome d ubiquinol oxidase subunit II, translating to MDLNILWFILITVLFVGFFFLEGFDFGVGILLPFLGKNDQERRVVINTIGPHWDGNEVWLITAGGAMFAAFPNWYATLFSGFFLALFLVLFSLIIRGVAFEFRSSDPSPLWRNTWDWVIFTGSLLSAILWGVAVTNLLKGVPINAEMQYVGTFFDLLSPYTIIGGLTTLLVFMFHGALFLSLKTTGDMAERSLKIAQRIALVAIPVVLLLAGLTYYQTDLFASLGAGITLIGSGVTLILAAVFLKTRKNGWAFVTNGVTILLFTVSVFWGLFPRVMISSLNANWSLTIYNASSSPYTLKIMTIVAMIMVPIVLIYQGWTYWVFRNRVTEKNLHY from the coding sequence CATACTCATAACCGTATTGTTCGTTGGGTTCTTTTTTCTCGAGGGGTTTGACTTTGGAGTGGGAATTTTACTTCCCTTCTTAGGCAAAAATGATCAAGAACGTCGAGTAGTTATTAATACAATCGGACCTCACTGGGATGGAAACGAAGTCTGGCTAATTACCGCCGGTGGAGCTATGTTCGCGGCATTTCCTAATTGGTATGCAACCTTATTTAGTGGATTTTTTCTGGCATTGTTTCTGGTTTTATTTTCCTTGATCATTCGAGGAGTAGCCTTTGAGTTCCGCAGTAGTGATCCAAGTCCACTCTGGCGAAACACCTGGGATTGGGTGATTTTCACGGGAAGTTTATTGTCAGCAATCCTTTGGGGAGTAGCAGTGACAAATCTGCTTAAAGGCGTGCCAATCAATGCAGAAATGCAATATGTTGGAACCTTCTTTGATCTTCTTTCTCCTTACACTATCATCGGTGGGTTAACCACATTATTAGTCTTTATGTTTCACGGTGCTCTATTCCTCAGCCTCAAGACAACGGGGGACATGGCTGAACGGTCATTAAAAATAGCTCAAAGAATTGCTTTAGTGGCTATTCCTGTTGTTTTACTGTTAGCAGGTTTAACCTATTATCAGACGGATCTTTTTGCAAGTCTTGGCGCAGGTATAACCTTAATAGGTTCCGGAGTGACGCTTATCCTGGCTGCTGTCTTCTTAAAGACTCGAAAAAATGGCTGGGCATTCGTAACTAACGGCGTAACAATTCTCCTGTTTACTGTATCCGTGTTCTGGGGACTTTTCCCTCGAGTAATGATTTCCAGCCTAAATGCAAACTGGAGTCTCACTATCTACAATGCATCATCCAGCCCATATACCCTCAAGATAATGACGATTGTAGCAATGATTATGGTGCCTATTGTGCTTATATATCAAGGGTGGACCTATTGGGTATTCCGTAACAGAGTCACCGAAAAGAATCTACACTATTAA